One Sinorhizobium mexicanum genomic region harbors:
- the rlmH gene encoding 23S rRNA (pseudouridine(1915)-N(3))-methyltransferase RlmH, producing MRIGLFAVGRLKAGPEKDLASRYLDRFAKAGPALGLDFARVVEVNESRAGNAETRKREEAAQLEKALADGSLLVLLDERGKAIDSEAFASLIGSFRDSGKRDLMIAIGGADGLDPALHARADAILCLGKMTWPHQLVRILIAEQLYRAVTILSGHPYHRA from the coding sequence GTGCGTATCGGACTTTTCGCAGTCGGCCGCCTGAAGGCGGGGCCGGAAAAGGACCTTGCGAGCCGTTATCTCGACCGCTTCGCCAAGGCGGGACCCGCGCTGGGGCTGGATTTCGCCCGGGTCGTGGAAGTGAATGAGAGCCGCGCCGGCAACGCGGAGACGCGCAAGCGCGAAGAGGCCGCCCAGCTTGAAAAAGCGCTCGCGGACGGCAGCCTGCTCGTGCTGCTCGACGAACGGGGAAAGGCGATCGATTCGGAGGCCTTCGCTTCGCTCATCGGCTCATTCCGGGACAGCGGAAAGCGCGACCTGATGATCGCGATCGGCGGCGCCGATGGCCTGGACCCGGCGCTGCACGCGCGCGCTGACGCGATTCTCTGTCTTGGCAAGATGACCTGGCCGCACCAACTCGTGCGCATCCTGATAGCCGAACAGCTTTACCGTGCCGTGACGATCCTTTCAGGCCATCCCTATCACCGCGCTTGA
- a CDS encoding murein hydrolase activator EnvC family protein yields the protein MTRREKSADLRWAARRIGRGAAALAVLLGVIASAAAQDGTVAAPAGAPSSEQGPPDPAADLALRRDSTRSELDALSKTITLSRERSEALEQTIAEIDKSNEGLRAAIVDSASKRRGLEQQIADGEKKLNDLRVKEDVVRRSLRARRGILAEVLAALQRMGRNPPPAILVTPEDALASVRSAILLGAVVPEMREQTDSLVADLKALANIRSGIGKQREELTAAMTANLEEERRMSMLVTEKEKLRQQNANELAVEQRKARELASQATNLEGLISSLETEISSVRDAAAAARAQEEERRRMSEAEREEAREIARNAVPDKNRIAPAYVFSELRERLAYPVAGSILRQFGDADGTGHSLQGIMLETNAGALVTTPADGWIVYAGNFRSYGQMIILNPGDGYHIVLSGMENVSVRPGQFVVAGEPLATMGAKRVASAAALALETDRPTLYIEFRKDGKPVDSRPWWSAAEVGKARNDT from the coding sequence ATGACGCGCCGAGAAAAAAGTGCCGATTTGAGATGGGCGGCGCGTCGGATCGGACGCGGTGCCGCGGCATTGGCCGTTCTCCTCGGCGTAATCGCGTCGGCTGCTGCCCAGGATGGAACCGTCGCGGCTCCCGCCGGCGCGCCGTCGAGCGAACAGGGACCGCCAGACCCCGCCGCCGATCTGGCGCTGCGGCGCGACAGCACGCGCAGCGAGCTCGACGCGCTTTCCAAGACCATTACCCTGTCGCGCGAGCGCTCCGAAGCGCTTGAGCAGACGATCGCCGAGATCGACAAGAGCAATGAGGGGCTCCGCGCTGCGATCGTCGACTCGGCAAGCAAACGGCGTGGGCTCGAGCAGCAGATTGCCGACGGCGAGAAGAAGCTCAACGACCTGCGCGTCAAAGAGGACGTGGTGCGGCGGTCGCTCCGTGCCCGACGTGGCATACTTGCCGAAGTGCTTGCCGCGCTGCAGCGCATGGGCCGAAATCCGCCGCCGGCCATCCTCGTTACGCCGGAGGACGCACTAGCCTCCGTTCGCAGTGCAATCCTCCTTGGCGCCGTCGTGCCGGAGATGCGCGAGCAGACCGACAGTCTCGTCGCCGATCTGAAAGCGCTCGCGAACATTCGCAGCGGCATCGGAAAACAGCGCGAGGAATTGACGGCGGCGATGACGGCCAACCTCGAGGAAGAGCGTCGCATGTCGATGCTGGTCACCGAGAAGGAAAAGCTGCGGCAGCAGAATGCGAACGAACTTGCGGTCGAGCAGCGCAAGGCCCGTGAACTGGCCTCGCAGGCAACCAACCTCGAAGGATTGATTTCGTCGCTCGAGACCGAGATCTCCTCGGTGCGGGACGCCGCTGCGGCCGCTCGCGCGCAAGAAGAGGAGCGCCGGCGGATGAGCGAGGCCGAGCGCGAAGAGGCCCGCGAGATCGCCCGCAACGCGGTGCCCGACAAAAACCGCATTGCGCCCGCATACGTATTTTCGGAGTTGCGGGAGAGGCTTGCCTATCCCGTCGCGGGGTCAATCCTGCGGCAGTTTGGCGATGCAGACGGCACCGGGCACTCGCTGCAGGGCATCATGCTGGAAACCAATGCAGGCGCGCTGGTGACAACGCCGGCGGATGGGTGGATCGTCTACGCGGGAAATTTCCGCAGCTACGGGCAGATGATCATTCTCAATCCCGGCGATGGGTACCATATCGTTCTGTCGGGAATGGAAAATGTCAGTGTCCGGCCGGGACAGTTCGTCGTGGCTGGGGAGCCCTTGGCGACGATGGGTGCAAAAAGAGTGGCGAGTGCGGCGGCCTTGGCGCTGGAAACTGACAGGCCGACGCTTTACATTGAATTCCGAAAAGACGGAAAACCGGTCGATTCCCGACCGTGGTGGTCCGCAGCAGAGGTTGGAAAGGCGCGAAATGATACGTAG
- a CDS encoding S41 family peptidase has protein sequence MIRRASLVLVGALMGATAMGVVYSATIPAVAANSSTYRELAIFGDVFERVRAQYVTPPQDDKLIENAINGMLSSLDPHSSYMNSTDAEDMRTQTRGEFGGLGIEVTMEDDLVKVTSPIDDTPAARAGVLAGDFISKIDGQDVRGLKLEEAVDKMRGAVGTPIKLTILRKGAEKPIELTIVRDVIAVRAVKYRTEGDVGYLRVISFTEKTFDDLKKGIEKVKADVPADKLKGYVLDLRLNPGGLLDQAINVSDAFLERGEVVSTRGRNPDETRRFNATPGDLTDGKPVIVLVNGGSASASEIVAGALQDLKRATVLGTRSFGKGSVQTIIPLGDAGALRLTTALYYTPSGKSIQGTGISPDIKVEQPLPPELLGKVEAQGESDLRGHIKGQSEDDEGSGSVAYVPPEAKDDIQLNYALDLLRGKKTDPTFPANPEQAELKK, from the coding sequence ATGATACGTAGAGCTTCACTTGTTCTGGTCGGGGCGCTGATGGGTGCGACGGCGATGGGCGTCGTCTATTCGGCTACCATTCCGGCCGTGGCAGCCAATTCGTCGACGTACCGCGAACTGGCGATTTTCGGCGACGTTTTCGAGCGCGTGCGGGCGCAGTATGTGACGCCCCCGCAGGATGACAAACTGATCGAGAATGCCATCAACGGCATGCTCTCCTCTCTCGACCCGCATTCGAGCTACATGAACTCGACGGACGCCGAGGATATGCGCACACAGACGCGCGGCGAATTCGGCGGCCTCGGCATCGAAGTGACGATGGAAGACGATCTCGTCAAGGTGACGAGCCCGATCGACGACACGCCCGCTGCGCGCGCCGGCGTGCTTGCCGGCGACTTCATCTCCAAGATTGACGGCCAGGACGTTCGCGGCCTGAAGCTCGAGGAAGCTGTCGACAAGATGCGCGGCGCCGTCGGCACGCCGATCAAGCTCACCATTCTGCGCAAGGGCGCGGAAAAGCCGATCGAGCTGACGATCGTGCGCGACGTGATCGCCGTGCGTGCCGTGAAATACCGCACCGAAGGCGACGTCGGCTATCTGCGCGTCATCTCCTTCACCGAGAAGACCTTCGACGACCTGAAGAAGGGTATCGAGAAGGTCAAGGCGGACGTTCCGGCGGACAAGCTGAAAGGCTACGTGCTTGACCTGCGCCTCAATCCGGGCGGTCTGCTCGACCAGGCGATCAATGTTTCGGACGCCTTCCTCGAGCGCGGCGAGGTCGTTTCGACCCGCGGCCGCAACCCGGACGAGACCCGCCGCTTCAATGCGACGCCGGGCGATCTCACCGACGGTAAGCCGGTCATCGTGCTCGTCAACGGCGGCTCGGCGTCGGCATCGGAAATCGTCGCCGGGGCGCTGCAGGATCTGAAGCGCGCCACGGTGCTTGGTACGCGGTCCTTCGGCAAGGGCTCGGTCCAGACGATCATTCCGCTGGGCGACGCCGGCGCGCTGCGCCTGACGACGGCGCTCTACTACACGCCCTCCGGCAAATCGATCCAGGGCACAGGCATCTCGCCGGACATCAAGGTCGAGCAGCCGCTGCCGCCGGAGCTTCTGGGCAAGGTGGAAGCGCAGGGCGAATCCGACTTGCGCGGCCACATCAAGGGCCAGAGCGAGGACGATGAGGGTTCCGGCTCCGTGGCTTACGTGCCGCCGGAAGCCAAGGATGATATCCAGCTCAACTATGCGCTCGATCTCCTGCGTGGCAAGAAGACGGATCCAACCTTCCCGGCCAATCCGGAGCAGGCCGAGCTCAAGAAGTAA
- a CDS encoding divergent polysaccharide deacetylase family protein, which produces MGTDLHAPLGQNRKVRPARRRDFRRSLGYALISLCAATVVSLSAWSALSPDGLTHAPEPPELASKEAASAGETSATAGKADAAGRRKSPLRPDGALSGAHVEEMLTNDGAAVTKYTPRSRESDGPAFIKVGAVRGQDPRMAALPNDDLLEDSPLGRLPIAGPDGLRPMDQYARPWSGARGTRIALVLGGLGLSQTGTQRAIRDLPPEVTLAFAAAGNSLQRWMQDARRDGHEILLQIPMEPFDYPDNDPGPHALRVSLSATKNLAELHRSMGQITNYTGIMNYLGGRFLSDADALEPVMRDLGKRGLLFLDDGTSAQSLSGTLAGAFDVPHGFADVIVDSELSRGAILRKLDELERVARRNGTAIGVASAFEESVAAISEWMQEAGGRGIEFVGVSALVKDPQQK; this is translated from the coding sequence TTGGGAACCGATCTCCATGCCCCACTTGGCCAGAACCGGAAGGTGAGGCCCGCGCGTCGGCGCGACTTCCGCAGATCCCTCGGCTATGCGCTGATCAGCCTCTGTGCAGCCACCGTCGTCAGCCTTTCCGCCTGGAGCGCCTTATCGCCCGATGGACTTACCCATGCGCCCGAGCCTCCGGAACTTGCCTCAAAAGAGGCCGCATCGGCTGGAGAGACATCGGCAACTGCCGGAAAGGCTGATGCCGCCGGAAGGCGGAAAAGTCCTCTTCGCCCGGACGGCGCACTTTCCGGCGCCCATGTCGAAGAGATGCTGACCAACGACGGGGCGGCGGTGACGAAATACACGCCGCGATCACGCGAAAGCGACGGCCCGGCATTCATCAAAGTCGGAGCCGTCCGCGGCCAGGATCCGCGCATGGCGGCGCTGCCGAACGACGACCTTTTGGAGGACAGCCCGCTGGGCCGACTGCCGATCGCCGGTCCGGATGGGCTTAGGCCGATGGATCAGTATGCGCGGCCGTGGTCGGGCGCGCGAGGCACCCGCATTGCGCTGGTCTTGGGCGGGCTCGGCCTCAGCCAGACCGGAACGCAGCGGGCGATCCGCGACCTCCCACCGGAGGTGACGCTTGCCTTTGCCGCCGCCGGCAACAGCCTGCAGCGCTGGATGCAGGACGCGCGACGCGACGGCCATGAGATCCTGCTGCAGATTCCGATGGAGCCGTTCGACTATCCGGACAATGATCCTGGCCCGCACGCGCTCCGCGTTTCATTGAGCGCCACGAAGAACCTCGCCGAACTGCACCGGAGCATGGGTCAGATCACCAACTATACCGGCATCATGAACTATCTCGGCGGACGCTTCCTCTCCGACGCCGATGCGCTGGAGCCGGTGATGCGCGACCTCGGCAAGCGCGGATTGCTCTTTCTCGACGACGGCACATCGGCGCAATCTCTCTCGGGCACTTTGGCCGGCGCCTTCGACGTTCCGCATGGCTTTGCCGATGTCATCGTCGACAGCGAGCTCAGCCGCGGCGCGATCCTGCGCAAGCTCGACGAACTGGAGCGCGTCGCAAGGCGCAACGGCACGGCGATCGGTGTCGCCTCCGCCTTCGAGGAAAGCGTGGCGGCAATCTCCGAATGGATGCAGGAGGCCGGCGGGCGCGGCATCGAATTCGTCGGCGTTTCGGCGCTCGTCAAGGATCCGCAACAAAAGTGA
- a CDS encoding RNA pyrophosphohydrolase, translating into MSKDKSKVVKAEDLPYRPCVGVMVLNREGLVWAGHRIAVGNSEYDGSPQQWQMPQGGIDKGEDPLKAAYRELYEETGIRSVSLLAEAPNWINYDLPPQLIGIGLKGKYRGQTQRWYAFRFEGEESEIAINPPPGGHDPEFDAWEWKPMHELPHLIVPFKRKVYEEVVATFSRLVR; encoded by the coding sequence ATGAGCAAGGACAAAAGCAAGGTCGTGAAGGCGGAAGACCTGCCCTACCGGCCCTGCGTCGGCGTCATGGTCCTGAACCGAGAAGGCCTTGTCTGGGCCGGGCATCGGATCGCCGTCGGCAATTCGGAATATGATGGCTCGCCGCAACAGTGGCAGATGCCCCAGGGCGGGATCGACAAGGGTGAGGATCCGCTCAAGGCCGCTTACCGGGAACTCTACGAGGAGACCGGCATTCGCTCGGTTTCACTGCTCGCCGAAGCGCCGAACTGGATCAACTACGATCTGCCACCGCAGTTGATAGGAATCGGCCTCAAAGGCAAATACCGCGGGCAGACACAGCGCTGGTACGCCTTCCGCTTCGAAGGCGAGGAAAGCGAAATCGCCATCAACCCACCGCCCGGCGGCCACGATCCGGAATTCGATGCGTGGGAGTGGAAGCCGATGCACGAATTGCCGCATCTGATCGTGCCCTTCAAGCGCAAGGTCTATGAAGAGGTCGTTGCGACCTTTTCCCGTCTGGTGCGCTAA